The following proteins are co-located in the Planctomycetota bacterium genome:
- a CDS encoding thioredoxin domain-containing protein — protein sequence MLDEAKPQLVHPVCNEDHVKGAKDAVVTIVEYGDYECPSCANAIPVLDRLIEDFHDQLCVAFRHFPMNSVHAHAGVAAEAAECAAAQGKFWEMHHLLYKHQQELCDIDMASLAVRAELDLYKFNHDLANHTYEARIAEMRTLGEKSGVTGTPVLFLNSIRYVGSIHPLSIRQDIESLLETSS from the coding sequence ATGCTTGATGAGGCCAAGCCGCAACTTGTTCATCCGGTCTGCAACGAGGATCACGTCAAAGGCGCAAAGGATGCGGTCGTCACCATCGTCGAATATGGCGACTACGAGTGTCCATCGTGTGCCAACGCGATACCGGTGCTCGACAGACTGATCGAGGACTTTCACGACCAGCTCTGCGTGGCGTTTCGGCATTTCCCGATGAACAGCGTCCACGCTCACGCCGGGGTCGCTGCCGAGGCCGCCGAGTGCGCCGCCGCTCAAGGTAAGTTCTGGGAGATGCACCACCTGCTTTACAAGCACCAGCAGGAGTTGTGTGACATCGACATGGCCTCACTGGCGGTGCGTGCCGAACTCGACCTGTACAAGTTCAATCATGACCTGGCAAATCACACCTATGAGGCTCGTATCGCCGAGATGCGGACGCTCGGCGAAAAGTCGGGCGTGACCGGTACGCCGGTGCTTTTTCTCAACAGCATCCGCTACGTTGGTAGCATCCACCCGTTGTCCATCCGCCAGGACATCGAATCCCTCCTGGAGACTTCATCATGA
- a CDS encoding DUF547 domain-containing protein, whose protein sequence is MSTANHYGKAGWIAAIIVSVVVTFVGTLLFAQSVWSHNQGPTAGAKPTTNPATQPATQPGAGSAEATAMMGGPNDTLVSTAAGKIAGVGSFDGTMDVDHSAFHDLLQAHVDNERVDYAALNGGAERQKFDAYLDMMSKVDIDALSEAERLAYWINLYNASMIEAVLLEYPVDHVENDLGFGVFKKQFIETTKGTMSLDDIEHATIREQWDEPRIHAALVCGAISCPPLADTAFTAENVDALLEKNFTQWINGARNEFDHAGKRAKLSSIFSWYGVDFGDSNADTLAYINKYLDQDITGYSVEFLDYDWSLNTQ, encoded by the coding sequence ATGAGTACCGCAAACCACTACGGAAAAGCCGGCTGGATCGCAGCCATCATCGTCAGCGTCGTCGTAACTTTCGTCGGCACGTTGCTGTTCGCGCAGAGCGTCTGGAGCCACAATCAAGGTCCGACCGCGGGCGCCAAGCCGACGACCAATCCCGCGACGCAGCCGGCGACCCAGCCCGGTGCCGGGTCCGCCGAAGCGACCGCGATGATGGGCGGTCCCAATGACACGCTCGTCTCCACCGCCGCCGGTAAGATCGCCGGCGTCGGCAGCTTCGACGGCACCATGGATGTCGATCACTCCGCGTTCCATGACCTGCTCCAAGCCCACGTCGACAACGAACGTGTCGACTACGCCGCGCTCAACGGCGGGGCCGAGCGCCAGAAGTTCGATGCTTATCTCGACATGATGAGCAAGGTCGACATCGACGCGCTCTCCGAGGCCGAACGGCTCGCATATTGGATCAATCTCTACAACGCGTCGATGATCGAGGCGGTGTTGCTCGAATATCCCGTCGATCACGTCGAGAACGATCTCGGTTTCGGCGTGTTCAAGAAGCAGTTCATCGAAACCACCAAGGGCACCATGAGCCTCGACGACATCGAGCACGCGACGATTCGCGAGCAGTGGGACGAGCCCCGCATCCACGCCGCACTGGTTTGCGGCGCGATCAGTTGTCCGCCACTGGCCGACACGGCTTTCACCGCCGAAAATGTCGACGCGCTCTTGGAGAAGAACTTCACGCAGTGGATCAACGGTGCCCGCAACGAGTTCGATCACGCGGGCAAGAGGGCCAAGCTCTCGAGCATCTTCAGCTGGTACGGCGTCGATTTCGGTGACTCGAACGCCGACACGCTGGCTTACATCAACAAATACCTCGACCAGGACATCACTGGCTACAGCGTTGAATTCCTCGACTACGACTGGTCGCTTAACACCCAATGA
- the eno gene encoding phosphopyruvate hydratase, whose protein sequence is MSAMIEHVQARQVLDSRGNPTVEVDVLLEDGSLGRAAVPSGASTGENEAVELRDGDKNVYLGKAVTKAVDNVNDTIAPQLLGTDAREQAGIDHLMLEIDGTENKSVLGANAVLGVSLAVAKAAAESSGLPLWRYVGGPGAVTLPVPMLNILNGGKHADNTVDFQEFMIQPWGFDNFEEALRAGVEIYHALKKVLAKRNMSTAVGDEGGFAPNLENNEDALKVIEEATDAAGYKWGEQIFVALDPATSELWNEAEKDGKEGYKFFSSTQEILSSTEMADLWAGWCKKYPIRSIEDGLAENDWAGWKTLTDKIGDTVQLVGDDLFVTNSKFLKRGIDEGCANSILVKVNQIGSLTETLDAVNMAIRNKYTAVMSHRSGETEDATIADLAVATNCGQIKTGAPARSDRNAKYNQLLRISEQLDDAAVYGGALWNKG, encoded by the coding sequence ATGAGCGCGATGATCGAACACGTCCAGGCCCGCCAAGTCCTCGACTCCCGTGGCAACCCGACCGTCGAGGTCGACGTGCTGCTGGAGGACGGCAGCCTCGGCCGCGCGGCCGTCCCGTCGGGCGCGTCCACCGGTGAGAACGAAGCCGTCGAGCTCCGCGACGGCGACAAGAACGTCTACCTCGGCAAGGCCGTCACCAAGGCCGTCGACAACGTCAACGACACGATCGCCCCGCAGCTGCTGGGCACGGACGCCCGTGAGCAGGCGGGCATCGACCACCTGATGCTCGAGATCGACGGCACCGAGAACAAGAGCGTGCTGGGCGCCAACGCGGTGCTGGGCGTGAGCCTGGCGGTCGCCAAGGCTGCGGCCGAGTCGAGCGGGCTGCCGCTGTGGCGCTACGTCGGCGGGCCCGGCGCGGTGACGTTGCCGGTGCCGATGCTCAACATCCTCAACGGCGGCAAGCACGCCGACAACACCGTCGACTTCCAGGAGTTCATGATCCAGCCGTGGGGCTTCGACAACTTCGAGGAGGCCCTGCGGGCGGGCGTGGAGATCTACCACGCGCTCAAGAAGGTGCTGGCCAAGCGGAACATGTCCACCGCCGTCGGCGACGAGGGCGGCTTCGCCCCCAACCTCGAGAACAACGAGGACGCGCTCAAGGTCATCGAGGAAGCCACCGACGCCGCGGGGTACAAGTGGGGCGAGCAGATCTTCGTCGCCCTCGACCCGGCCACGTCCGAGCTCTGGAACGAAGCCGAGAAGGACGGCAAGGAAGGTTACAAGTTCTTCAGCTCCACCCAGGAGATCCTCAGCAGCACCGAGATGGCCGACCTGTGGGCCGGCTGGTGCAAGAAGTACCCCATCCGCAGCATCGAGGACGGTCTGGCCGAGAACGACTGGGCCGGCTGGAAAACCCTCACCGACAAGATCGGCGACACCGTCCAACTCGTCGGCGACGACCTGTTCGTCACCAACTCCAAGTTCCTCAAGCGCGGTATCGACGAGGGCTGTGCAAACTCCATCCTCGTCAAGGTCAACCAGATCGGCAGCCTGACCGAAACCCTCGACGCGGTGAACATGGCGATCCGCAACAAGTACACCGCCGTCATGTCCCACCGCAGCGGCGAGACCGAGGACGCCACCATCGCCGACCTCGCCGTCGCCACCAACTGCGGCCAGATCAAAACCGGCGCCCCCGCCCGCAGCGACCGCAACGCCAAGTACAACCAGCTGTTGCGAATCAGCGAACAACTCGACGACGCCGCCGTGTACGGCGGAGCGCTGTGGAACAAAGGTTGA
- a CDS encoding ATPase, T2SS/T4P/T4SS family, protein MNFDAVQFVDDFLRDAAGASDVHVEPVADGYELRKRIDGLLTTDATLTTGDGRSVVARLMVMAGLLTYRQDVPQEGRLTHGDEAVRVSVMPTTRGLRAVLRLPTPEAERSLGELGLPDNAVTHLHDFADGDSGMLLVVGPAGSGKTTTLYALLGHIAERQPGLSIVSLEDPVERQLPGVTQIEVTPFGELTYERALRSMLRQDPQVLMLGEIRDAATARLAVQAALSGHRLVATLHAADAAGAVGRLLEMGVEPFGITGTLFGVLSQRLVRRKTDAGYRGRTPVATFVRTRDDLLRQLAAREPVDLPTLHAAGAELVRRGVTDDAELVLVLGRNDPAD, encoded by the coding sequence ATGAACTTCGACGCGGTTCAGTTCGTCGACGACTTCCTGCGCGACGCCGCCGGTGCGTCGGACGTTCATGTCGAACCGGTCGCCGATGGGTACGAGCTACGCAAGCGGATCGACGGCCTGCTCACGACCGACGCGACGCTCACCACGGGCGACGGCCGCTCGGTCGTCGCCCGGCTTATGGTGATGGCCGGGCTGTTGACGTACCGCCAGGACGTGCCGCAGGAAGGCCGGCTAACCCATGGCGACGAAGCGGTACGCGTCAGCGTCATGCCGACCACCCGGGGGCTGCGTGCGGTGTTGCGTCTGCCGACGCCCGAGGCGGAGCGGTCGCTCGGTGAACTCGGTTTGCCCGACAATGCCGTTACCCACCTGCACGACTTCGCAGACGGCGACAGCGGCATGCTGCTGGTTGTCGGCCCGGCCGGCAGCGGCAAGACCACCACGCTCTACGCGTTGCTCGGTCACATCGCCGAACGCCAGCCCGGGCTTTCGATCGTCAGCCTCGAAGACCCGGTCGAACGCCAACTACCCGGCGTCACGCAGATCGAGGTCACGCCCTTCGGCGAGCTCACTTACGAACGTGCCCTGCGCAGCATGCTCCGGCAGGACCCGCAGGTGCTGATGCTCGGCGAGATCCGCGATGCCGCGACGGCCCGGCTCGCGGTGCAGGCCGCGCTCTCGGGGCATCGGCTGGTCGCGACACTCCATGCCGCCGACGCCGCCGGCGCGGTCGGTCGGCTCTTGGAAATGGGCGTCGAGCCGTTCGGGATCACGGGCACGCTCTTCGGCGTGCTCAGCCAGCGGCTCGTGCGGCGCAAGACCGACGCCGGCTATCGCGGCCGCACACCGGTCGCCACCTTCGTTCGCACCCGCGACGACCTGCTGCGCCAACTGGCGGCGAGGGAACCGGTCGATCTACCCACGCTTCACGCCGCCGGAGCCGAACTGGTTCGGCGGGGCGTGACCGACGACGCGGAGCTCGTGCTCGTTCTTGGCAGAAACGATCCCGCCGACTGA
- a CDS encoding NAD(P)-binding domain-containing protein: protein MNPIAAYTNWLHTRWPAGKPEKLPIADERGRTNVKGLYIVGDLTGIPLLKLSANAGVNAVREIAEELKGESAQDGVLDVAIIGGGTSGFAAATECEELGLKYCVFEASKPFSTIKDFPKGKPIFTYPTDTPIEGRISLHEKSDIKEGLIEDLEEQTVDTGLKWVKGNVTHIEKGSPLTVVLGKKAETPENVHLNGTGFVTEGEKIKAKRVIVGIGRSGNYRSLGVPGEGMTEKVSHRLHDPADYCGKNILIVGGGDSALETAIALTKCGADVTLSYRKPEFNRPKPENAETIAVLAQNPEAEVGVEQSSDPRQSSSVGEWMKDDGGSPPPNIEAKGTLKLLMNSDVTDIRQDAVDIKLKDNGETTTVENDQVFLMIGREAPLGFFRKSGVRIRGERTLWWWTSLILFLTFCMWMYHWKAGKGLLGFEALAPDAWPGWLVWEPSATWQAVTGLFAAPFTNYFRADDTLGGVIVNSMGSRSFYYSLAYSLCVVIFGIDRIMRRKTPYVKVQTYSLMAIQVIPLFLLPEIILPYMGATGWFDGGPLGWIADQLFPGGSYWRAYGLILAWPLMAWNWFTGDPIWGWLILGFVQTFMIIPAMVYYLGKGSYCGWVCSCGALAETLGDRHREKMPHGPFWNRFNMVGQAILAFSLIIMAFRLIGWLAAGKLIPGVEVGWLMWAEDGYEWLANKAPLISFAWFVDLLWAGVLGVGLYFWFSGRFWCRFACPLAALMHIYHRFGQFAIIPDKKKCISCNVCTSVCHQGIDIMSFANKGRPMRDPECVRCSACVQMCPTGVLSFGRVNKDGVTIAVDGLAASPVRMKETQLTVNGKALS, encoded by the coding sequence ATGAACCCCATCGCCGCATATACCAACTGGCTCCACACGCGCTGGCCCGCCGGGAAGCCCGAGAAGCTTCCGATCGCTGACGAGAGAGGCCGGACCAACGTCAAGGGCCTGTACATCGTTGGCGACCTCACCGGGATTCCGCTGCTCAAGCTCAGCGCCAACGCCGGTGTCAACGCCGTGCGCGAGATCGCCGAGGAACTCAAGGGCGAATCGGCGCAGGACGGCGTGCTCGACGTGGCCATCATCGGCGGCGGTACCTCCGGCTTCGCTGCGGCGACCGAGTGCGAAGAACTCGGCCTGAAGTACTGCGTCTTCGAAGCGAGCAAGCCGTTCTCGACGATCAAGGACTTCCCCAAGGGCAAGCCGATCTTCACCTATCCGACCGACACGCCCATCGAGGGGCGGATCTCGCTGCACGAGAAGTCGGACATCAAGGAAGGGCTCATCGAAGACCTCGAGGAGCAGACCGTCGACACCGGGCTCAAGTGGGTCAAGGGCAACGTCACGCACATCGAGAAGGGCAGCCCGCTGACGGTGGTGCTCGGCAAGAAGGCCGAGACGCCCGAGAACGTCCATCTCAACGGCACCGGCTTCGTCACCGAAGGCGAAAAGATCAAGGCCAAGCGGGTCATCGTCGGCATCGGCCGCAGCGGCAACTACCGCTCCCTCGGCGTCCCCGGTGAGGGCATGACCGAAAAGGTCAGCCACCGCCTGCACGACCCGGCCGACTACTGCGGCAAGAACATTCTCATCGTCGGCGGCGGCGACAGCGCGCTCGAGACCGCCATCGCCCTGACCAAGTGCGGTGCCGACGTGACGCTCAGCTATCGCAAGCCCGAGTTCAACCGGCCCAAGCCCGAGAACGCCGAGACCATCGCCGTTCTGGCCCAGAATCCCGAGGCCGAGGTCGGCGTCGAGCAATCCTCCGATCCGCGTCAGTCCAGCAGTGTCGGCGAATGGATGAAGGACGACGGCGGTTCACCCCCACCGAACATCGAGGCCAAGGGCACGCTCAAGCTGCTCATGAACTCCGATGTCACCGATATCCGACAGGACGCGGTCGACATCAAGCTCAAGGACAACGGCGAAACCACGACGGTCGAGAACGATCAAGTTTTCCTGATGATCGGCCGTGAAGCCCCGCTTGGCTTCTTCCGCAAGTCCGGCGTGCGCATCCGCGGGGAGCGGACGCTTTGGTGGTGGACGTCGCTGATCCTGTTCCTCACCTTCTGCATGTGGATGTACCACTGGAAGGCGGGCAAGGGTCTGCTCGGCTTCGAGGCACTTGCCCCGGATGCGTGGCCTGGCTGGCTCGTCTGGGAACCGAGCGCGACCTGGCAAGCGGTCACCGGTTTATTCGCCGCGCCGTTCACCAACTACTTTCGCGCCGACGACACGCTCGGCGGCGTCATCGTCAACTCGATGGGTAGCCGGTCGTTCTATTACTCGCTCGCCTACTCGTTGTGCGTCGTCATCTTCGGCATCGACCGGATCATGCGCCGCAAGACGCCTTACGTGAAGGTACAGACCTACTCACTGATGGCGATCCAGGTGATCCCGTTGTTCCTGTTGCCGGAGATCATCCTGCCGTACATGGGCGCGACCGGCTGGTTCGACGGTGGGCCGCTGGGCTGGATCGCGGATCAGTTGTTCCCCGGCGGGTCCTACTGGCGGGCATACGGGTTGATCCTGGCGTGGCCGTTGATGGCGTGGAACTGGTTCACCGGCGATCCGATCTGGGGCTGGCTCATTCTCGGCTTCGTGCAGACGTTCATGATCATCCCGGCGATGGTCTACTACCTCGGCAAGGGCAGCTACTGCGGGTGGGTCTGCTCCTGCGGCGCGCTCGCCGAGACGCTCGGCGACCGTCACCGCGAGAAGATGCCGCACGGGCCGTTCTGGAATCGGTTCAACATGGTCGGCCAGGCGATCCTCGCCTTCTCGCTAATCATCATGGCCTTCCGCCTGATCGGCTGGCTGGCCGCTGGCAAGCTCATCCCCGGTGTCGAGGTCGGCTGGCTCATGTGGGCCGAGGACGGTTACGAGTGGCTCGCCAACAAGGCGCCGCTCATCAGCTTCGCGTGGTTCGTCGATTTGCTGTGGGCGGGCGTGCTGGGTGTCGGGCTGTACTTCTGGTTCTCCGGTCGATTCTGGTGCCGGTTCGCCTGTCCGCTGGCCGCGTTGATGCACATCTATCACCGCTTCGGCCAGTTCGCGATCATCCCTGACAAGAAGAAGTGCATCAGTTGCAACGTCTGCACCAGCGTGTGCCACCAGGGCATCGACATCATGAGCTTCGCCAACAAAGGCCGGCCGATGCGTGATCCCGAGTGCGTAAGATGCAGTGCCTGCGTGCAGATGTGCCCGACCGGCGTGCTGAGCTTCGGACGTGTGAACAAGGACGGCGTGACCATCGCCGTCGACGGGCTGGCCGCCTCGCCGGTGCGGATGAAGGAAACCCAACTGACGGTCAACGGAAAGGCATTGTCATGA
- a CDS encoding HD domain-containing phosphohydrolase produces MPDLASIPIPAVRLDDERRVVDVNEAACLFRGRVLPERADVELPTDAGLGVFRLQDAGDGWYLLTDVTDFRRQYEAIAEVSNSVLSNAESFRHETNLLGDVVKQQTVDLQAAYEDTVTMLAVASEAKDQDTGEHVRRIRRTVEALAIELGEGKAVARRIGIASVLHDIGKIHVPDAVLKKPGKLDQDERRIIERHTIDGERILGDNPTFDLARRIARHHHENWDGTGYPDGVAGESIPVEANLTHVADVFDALTNRRVYKPAWTNDNAAGVIRESIGLSFAPDAVAAFDRLWKRGFFEPDAQP; encoded by the coding sequence ATGCCCGACCTCGCGTCAATCCCGATCCCCGCCGTCCGTCTTGACGACGAGCGTCGGGTGGTCGATGTTAACGAGGCGGCGTGCCTGTTCCGTGGACGCGTGCTCCCTGAACGGGCGGATGTCGAGTTGCCGACCGACGCGGGGCTCGGCGTGTTCCGTTTGCAGGACGCGGGCGATGGCTGGTACCTACTGACCGACGTGACCGACTTTCGCCGGCAGTACGAGGCCATCGCCGAAGTGAGCAATTCGGTATTGAGCAACGCCGAGAGCTTTCGCCACGAAACCAACCTGCTCGGCGACGTGGTCAAGCAACAGACCGTCGATCTGCAAGCGGCGTATGAAGACACCGTCACCATGCTCGCCGTCGCGTCCGAGGCCAAAGATCAAGACACCGGCGAGCACGTCCGCCGCATCCGCCGAACCGTCGAAGCGCTCGCGATCGAACTCGGAGAGGGCAAGGCCGTCGCACGGCGGATCGGCATCGCCTCGGTCTTGCACGACATCGGCAAGATCCATGTTCCTGACGCGGTCCTGAAAAAGCCTGGCAAGCTCGATCAGGACGAACGCCGGATCATCGAACGCCACACCATCGACGGCGAACGCATCCTCGGCGACAATCCGACGTTTGATCTCGCCCGTCGCATCGCGCGGCACCATCATGAAAACTGGGACGGCACCGGTTACCCCGACGGTGTCGCCGGCGAGTCGATCCCGGTCGAGGCGAATCTGACCCATGTCGCCGATGTGTTCGATGCACTGACCAACCGGCGCGTGTACAAGCCCGCGTGGACCAACGACAACGCCGCCGGTGTGATCCGCGAGAGTATCGGGCTGTCGTTCGCCCCCGACGCCGTGGCCGCGTTCGATCGGCTGTGGAAGCGCGGCTTCTTCGAGCCGGACGCCCAGCCTTAA
- a CDS encoding type II secretion system F family protein, with protein MGAAFEYVAHDAAGRRLSGHINAEDGSAAEAALVQLGLQVQSLSPTETKATRPITGDELAAFNEQLLHLTRAGLPLEQGLRLIADDMRAGQAATVRRLADALEAGQPPEEAIKSVGGKLPPLYGKLIAAGSASGDLPGVLLGLGEHLDLRARLRGAMWRALTYPVVLLLALLVVGGFISLAVLPQFEVVFDDFGVQLPVITEFVLTVGRLTPAVLVTTVVLLVVWPIVYGLFIAGGKGQMWIDQTLMRVPMIGPVFRYGLVARWLNAAAVGTRGGLDLPAAMGLADDAIDSPRLSRDTKLVRDAVERGLPPDRIEGRVRTLPAAVPAAMALAAQQAELPRTLQTLSDLYRRRAEQSVQRLPLVLMPIMLGVISLVVAVLMIALIAPLLTLIQTVAG; from the coding sequence ATGGGAGCAGCGTTCGAGTATGTCGCGCATGATGCCGCGGGACGACGCTTGTCGGGGCACATCAACGCCGAGGACGGTTCCGCCGCGGAGGCCGCGCTGGTCCAACTCGGTCTGCAAGTTCAGTCACTTTCCCCGACCGAGACCAAGGCCACCCGGCCGATCACTGGCGACGAACTCGCCGCGTTCAACGAACAACTCTTGCACCTGACCCGCGCGGGACTGCCGCTCGAACAAGGCCTTCGGCTCATCGCTGACGACATGCGTGCCGGGCAGGCCGCGACCGTCCGCCGGCTGGCCGACGCGCTCGAAGCCGGCCAGCCGCCCGAGGAAGCGATCAAGTCCGTCGGCGGCAAACTCCCCCCGCTCTACGGCAAACTCATCGCCGCCGGCAGCGCCAGCGGCGACCTGCCCGGCGTGCTGCTCGGCCTCGGCGAACATCTCGACTTGCGCGCCCGGTTGCGTGGTGCAATGTGGCGGGCACTCACGTATCCCGTGGTGCTCTTGCTCGCGTTGCTGGTCGTCGGTGGGTTCATCTCGCTGGCGGTGTTGCCGCAGTTCGAGGTCGTGTTCGACGACTTCGGCGTGCAACTGCCCGTGATCACCGAGTTCGTTCTCACGGTCGGTCGGCTCACGCCCGCCGTTCTCGTGACAACGGTCGTTTTGCTCGTGGTTTGGCCGATTGTTTACGGTCTGTTCATCGCCGGCGGCAAGGGTCAGATGTGGATCGACCAGACGCTCATGCGGGTACCGATGATCGGGCCGGTGTTTCGGTACGGCCTGGTCGCGCGGTGGCTCAACGCCGCCGCGGTCGGGACGCGCGGCGGGCTGGACCTACCGGCCGCGATGGGGCTGGCCGACGATGCGATCGACTCGCCCCGCCTGAGCCGGGACACCAAGCTCGTCCGCGACGCCGTCGAGCGTGGTCTGCCGCCGGACCGCATCGAGGGGCGCGTTCGCACGCTCCCCGCCGCCGTGCCCGCCGCCATGGCCCTCGCCGCACAACAAGCAGAACTGCCGCGAACGCTGCAAACCCTCTCGGATCTTTACCGCCGTCGCGCCGAGCAGTCGGTGCAGCGGTTGCCGTTGGTGCTCATGCCGATCATGCTCGGCGTCATCAGCCTCGTTGTCGCCGTGCTGATGATCGCGCTAATCGCGCCGTTGCTGACCTTGATCCAGACGGTGGCCGGATGA
- a CDS encoding PEP-CTERM sorting domain-containing protein has translation MPARFRPLVTCAAFTVFAATSIAHAQTIALSTASPTGLSGVNFENDSLIQYDPLTDVAAQLFDLEDEFGISRNLIAAHEMPNGNLIVSTQAGDTIGGVAFTESDLIELDRTTGTASLFFDASAVGLTGQGGSVPNIDAVSVLPNGLVFFSTRNDATLFGVDYGKEDLISYDPVAGTASLAFDGSLINGTEPNLRAAAILNDETLLFAASEGGSSDTMTIGGVTFNRDDLVIYNTLSGTVTLFMEGGDEFTGSQIVDAVTVVGIPEPATLGLAAIPLLALGRRRR, from the coding sequence ATGCCCGCCCGATTTCGACCCCTCGTCACCTGTGCCGCCTTCACGGTTTTCGCGGCCACGTCGATCGCCCACGCCCAGACCATCGCGCTCTCGACCGCCTCGCCGACCGGCCTCAGCGGCGTCAACTTCGAGAACGACTCCCTCATCCAGTACGACCCGCTCACGGATGTCGCTGCCCAACTTTTCGATCTCGAGGACGAGTTCGGCATCAGCCGCAACCTCATCGCCGCCCACGAGATGCCCAACGGCAACCTGATCGTCTCCACCCAAGCCGGCGACACCATCGGCGGCGTAGCTTTTACCGAAAGCGACCTCATCGAACTCGACCGCACCACCGGGACGGCCTCGCTGTTCTTCGATGCCAGCGCGGTCGGTCTGACCGGACAAGGCGGCAGCGTCCCCAACATCGACGCGGTCTCCGTGCTGCCCAACGGCTTGGTGTTCTTCTCCACACGCAACGACGCGACGCTGTTCGGGGTCGACTACGGCAAGGAAGACTTGATCAGCTACGACCCCGTGGCCGGTACCGCCAGCCTCGCCTTCGACGGCTCGCTCATCAACGGCACGGAGCCCAACCTACGCGCGGCCGCCATCCTGAACGACGAGACGCTCCTTTTCGCCGCGTCCGAAGGTGGCAGTTCGGACACGATGACCATCGGCGGCGTCACCTTCAATCGCGACGACCTCGTGATCTACAACACGCTTAGCGGCACGGTCACCCTCTTCATGGAAGGCGGCGACGAGTTCACCGGCTCGCAGATCGTCGACGCCGTCACCGTCGTAGGCATCCCCGAGCCAGCCACGCTCGGCCTCGCCGCGATCCCGCTGCTGGCACTGGGCCGCCGTCGTCGGTAA
- a CDS encoding type II secretion system F family protein — protein sequence MNDAHHEPTPVTLEYVEPATVRAESGSERSVIAEIGVRLLWFGAGVGVLFGLVYGPPVLLGVSGLGLATIFMVSGPLLLLAAVMLASNLSRLRQRRIDAILGHIAMAVRLNLPIPQMLRAAAQGETSTRRRQLTTAAEAITAGVPIGHAVHRTTPHLDGETAARLDAAERNGTLAAALARIHHTTNDQPASVDPNARMLAVYATVVVVFTLIITAALMIFVIPRYEELFADFGTELPAITKSMLAASRFVVDSYGWVLFLPLLLILPWITGQTLREIRSSEPRRALFLPMFKWVAWRLPLVGRAWKARQWSAVLDATADGIELGRPAAEALQIAAAPGIAGPLRVRVNQMAGALRRGQPWSAAASQAGIGGRMAQFLGSAEQTQSLAATCRFLARTFAATHHRLAHLAAALLTPAVTLLLATLIGWIALAMFLPLIDLADTVMNMEGMP from the coding sequence ATGAACGACGCGCACCACGAGCCAACACCCGTCACACTCGAGTACGTCGAACCGGCCACGGTCCGCGCCGAGTCCGGCAGCGAGCGCAGCGTGATCGCCGAGATCGGGGTTCGGCTTCTGTGGTTTGGAGCAGGCGTGGGCGTGCTGTTCGGCCTGGTTTACGGACCGCCCGTGCTGTTGGGGGTGAGTGGGCTCGGGCTGGCGACCATCTTCATGGTGTCGGGCCCGCTACTGCTGCTCGCGGCGGTCATGCTCGCGAGCAATCTCAGCCGCCTACGCCAACGCCGTATCGACGCAATCCTCGGGCACATCGCGATGGCGGTTCGGCTGAACCTGCCGATCCCGCAGATGCTTCGTGCCGCCGCCCAAGGCGAAACGTCCACGCGTCGCCGACAACTCACCACCGCCGCCGAAGCGATTACCGCCGGCGTACCGATCGGCCACGCCGTCCATCGCACCACACCCCATCTCGACGGCGAAACCGCCGCCCGCCTCGACGCCGCCGAACGCAACGGCACCCTCGCCGCCGCCCTGGCGCGGATCCACCATACCACCAACGACCAGCCCGCGAGCGTCGACCCCAACGCCCGCATGCTCGCCGTCTACGCAACGGTCGTGGTCGTCTTCACGCTCATCATCACGGCGGCGCTGATGATTTTCGTCATCCCGAGGTATGAGGAACTGTTCGCCGATTTCGGTACGGAGCTGCCGGCCATCACCAAGTCCATGCTCGCGGCAAGCCGCTTCGTGGTCGACTCGTACGGTTGGGTTTTGTTCCTGCCGTTGCTCCTGATCTTGCCATGGATCACCGGGCAGACGCTGCGGGAAATCCGTTCATCGGAACCACGGCGGGCGTTGTTCTTGCCGATGTTCAAATGGGTTGCGTGGCGGTTGCCGTTGGTCGGACGTGCGTGGAAGGCCCGGCAATGGTCGGCCGTGCTCGACGCGACGGCCGACGGGATCGAACTGGGACGCCCTGCAGCCGAGGCGTTGCAAATCGCCGCGGCCCCGGGGATCGCTGGGCCGCTGCGGGTCCGTGTGAACCAGATGGCAGGCGCGTTGCGCCGGGGCCAGCCGTGGTCGGCCGCGGCAAGCCAGGCCGGCATCGGCGGGCGGATGGCACAGTTCCTCGGCAGCGCCGAGCAAACCCAGAGCCTCGCCGCCACCTGCCGGTTCCTCGCGCGCACCTTCGCCGCGACGCATCACCGACTCGCCCACCTCGCCGCCGCGTTGCTCACGCCGGCGGTGACGCTGCTATTGGCCACGCTCATCGGCTGGATCGCGCTGGCGATGTTCCTGCCGCTCATCGACCTGGCCGACACCGTGATGAACATGGAGGGCATGCCGTGA